Proteins encoded in a region of the Antedon mediterranea chromosome 2, ecAntMedi1.1, whole genome shotgun sequence genome:
- the LOC140039688 gene encoding uncharacterized protein, with product MGRTSTATTPEGHMIRFQCHHCPYSSPNKHNLMLHINSHRGHRPYQCHYCPYAASQPSTVRTHTRVRHRDRCKYKCIHCEFYCQKERAISLHLERYHSITTYSIAMYLNSSFVDDQFAAPSDGISVLKGRPSIYDRQARMSTLMNSNTSMKPEYLKSLNMENMLALHQNLANATTPPAQMQLMNSEYNAIMDYTVQQQKEKAKVINDNGVKHNVQAQPMDTSAPLDCSVKSSQSPTHGSEPDTTDVSDAMSNDMESHYECDQCDYACAHESQFIKHLMTMHKDSGIVVVDPSQEGSVEYSSTNAEAAHATTNDQPENGVTSNHKTVNGTEDNSSDTMTDSNSKMTALKSESHSEFSKQPFTRDNGRPLVYASANNIYVNTSNAISHANTNTVVSYMYDAALPNKAAFIKTEAGILPEHINGTHNRQVDLGSGSNRIPSKRKMLNPVQRLDRNRASPTVYPIDNRSPPPVPTSPTSIPHDQSTQTNNHIAEDLRQKQEQLQFLCPHCKIIFPDNLLFVIHRGSHGFNDPFQCNMCGYKAIDKYEFTTHIHGCPLSKQSRD from the coding sequence ATGGGGCGAACTAGTACAGCTACGACTCCTGAGGGTCATATGATTCGCTTCCAGTGTCATCACTGCCCGTATTCATCACCAAATAAACACAACTTGATGCTTCATATCAACTCACATCGAGGTCATCGACCTTACCAATGTCACTACTGCCCGTATGCAGCCTCCCAACCGTCCACAGTTCGTACTCACACACGTGTCCGTCACCGTGATAGATGCAAGTACAAATGTATTCACTGCGAGTTTTATTGCCAAAAAGAACGTGCAATTTCTCTCCACCTGGAACGCTACCACAGCATCACAACATACTCTATCGCAATGTATCTGAATTCAAGCTTCGTTGACGATCAATTTGCAGCGCCTTCTGACGGGATAAGCGTACTTAAAGGTAGACCAAGTATCTACGATCGACAAGCAAGGATGTCTACTTTAATGAACTCTAATACAAGCATGAAACcagaatatttaaaaagtttaaacatGGAGAATATGCTCGCATTGCATCAAAATTTAGCTAACGCCACCACGCCACCAGCGCAGATGCAACTCATGAATAGTGAATACAATGCTATAATGGACTACACAgttcaacaacaaaaagaaaagGCCAAAGTAATTAATGACAACGGAGTTAAGCATAATGTACAGGCCCAGCCAATGGACACAAGTGCCCCTCTTGACTGTTCAGTGAAATCATCGCAATCGCCCACTCATGGTAGCGAACCTGACACTACCGATGTATCGGACGCGATGTCAAACGATATGGAGTCACATTACGAATGCGACCAATGTGACTATGCATGTGCACACGAGTCacaatttattaaacatttgatGACGATGCATAAAGATAGTGGTATCGTTGTCGTAGATCCATCACAGGAAGGTAGCGTAGAGTATTCATCTACCAACGCCGAAGCAGCACATGCTACAACTAACGACCAACCTGAAAATGGCGTTACTTCCAATCACAAAACTGTAAACGGAACTGAGGACAACTCTTCAGATACTATGACAGATTCCAATTCTAAAATGACAGCATTAAAATCTGAAAGTCATTCAGAATTTTCCAAACAGCCGTTTACCCGCGATAATGGCCGCCCTCTAGTTTATGCAAGCGCAAATAATATCTATGTAAATACTAGTAATGCTATATCACACGCAAACACAAACACCGTTGTATCTTATATGTACGATGCAGCATTGCCAAATAAAGCAGCGTTTATCAAAACTGAAGCGGGCATACTTCCAGAACATATCAATGGTACTCATAATCGTCAGGTGGATCTAGGAAGTGGCAGTAATCGGATACCATCCAAACGAAAAATGTTGAATCCTGTTCAACGGCTGGATAGAAATAGAGCTAGCCCGACAGTTTACCCCATAGACAATCGGTCACCGCCACCTGTACCAACCAGTCCAACCAGCATCCCGCATGACCAATCAACGCAAACTAATAACCACATTGCAGAAGATCTACGACAGAAGCAGGAACAGCTACAGTTTCTGTGCCCGCACTGTAAGATCATTTTTCCGGATAACTTGTTATTCGTGATTCACCGTGGATCACATGGATTCAATGATCCATTCCAATGTAATATGTGCGGATACAAAGCGATAGACAAGTATGAATTTACGACACATATTCATGGATGCCCTCTATCGAAACAATCCCGAGATTAG